The following DNA comes from Bacteroidota bacterium.
GGCAGCGACCCATAGAGCAGGTCGAAGCGGGCGGATTCATCGCGCGGCGTCAAGACGTGCTCGTGGCCGTCCTGGCGCAGCAGCTTCTTGAGCAGGTTGCGCATGGCTCCCTCTAGGTTGATTGGATGGAGTCGCCGTATCGCTCCAAACGTCGTTCCAGGCAGGCCCGAATGAGGCGTTTCCGCATCGGGCTGAAGAGGTGCAGGAACTCACCGTCGAGCAAAACAGGGAGATCTTCAAGCAATTGAGGCTGGTAAAGATCCTTTAATACGCCGCGCAAGGCGGGATAGGCGTCACGGATCGACCGTATCAACTTGAAGTGGTTGAGGTTCTTTTCGCCGTCCCAGCCTGTCTTCGGCTGCGACTTTTTAACGTACTTACGGAGGTAGCGGTTGCGCTCATCGTCGCTGGAGGCGTGCTCCCAACGATGGATGAGCTTGCTCTCGGAGTCGTTCCAGAAGAGCGCACGGGCGCTGTCGTAGATGGGCGCGAAGTAGGGCGGATGCGCGCCGAGGGCGTGCGTGACGACCCCCCAGTTGTAGTAATGCCGGTCCATATTGCCCACGACGGCGTCGAAGGCGAGCATCCGCACGAATGCATCGAGGATCGTCTCAGCCTCGTCGGGAAAGACAGACCGGACGGCCTCAACTACGAACTGGAAGGTGAACACCTCGCGGGAGGCGTCGGCCTGCTCAACTTCCTCGACGAACGCATCGTCTTCGAGGTAGCCCGCGAAGATCTGCGCACCGTGCACGAGGCTTTGGTTCGGCTTGAGGAAGTAGCGGCTGAAGAAGCGGATCTGCCCGTGCACGTTCATGAGCCGCGAGTCGGCCATGCGAAGACCTAGGCGCTGACCGAGACGCGTGAGGAAGTGCTCGGTGATCGACTCGTTGGGGTACCACTTGTGCCCCACTTTGGCGATGTAGAGCGGCCACGACTGTGGCTTGCCTCGGCGCACACGGCCAGGCTCGTGCTCGTACACACGCACGAAGGCCTTCGGTGCATCTCCTCCGATGGGCTGGTCTACGATCCGGTAGTAGCGATCCCGGAGCGGTGGGATGGTCTTCGCACTGCGGACGGGAAAGCCGGAGGTGTTGAGGAGCGCCTCCGCTTGGAGGCGGCTCATACGGCCACCTCCCCGCTCATCAGGCGCGGCAGCAGCAGGTCGCGCGCCTGCTTCAGCTTCTCAATCTGATCGGCGAGCAACCCTAGTTGCTCCAGAATAGGACTGATGTGTTCGTTGAATGATCGCAGCAAAGAAACAGGCGGAAGCCCGACCTCGAAGGTGAGCAGATGCTTCCAGTTCGCACGGGGC
Coding sequences within:
- a CDS encoding HipA domain-containing protein; the protein is MSRLQAEALLNTSGFPVRSAKTIPPLRDRYYRIVDQPIGGDAPKAFVRVYEHEPGRVRRGKPQSWPLYIAKVGHKWYPNESITEHFLTRLGQRLGLRMADSRLMNVHGQIRFFSRYFLKPNQSLVHGAQIFAGYLEDDAFVEEVEQADASREVFTFQFVVEAVRSVFPDEAETILDAFVRMLAFDAVVGNMDRHYYNWGVVTHALGAHPPYFAPIYDSARALFWNDSESKLIHRWEHASSDDERNRYLRKYVKKSQPKTGWDGEKNLNHFKLIRSIRDAYPALRGVLKDLYQPQLLEDLPVLLDGEFLHLFSPMRKRLIRACLERRLERYGDSIQST